TTCACATCACCCTTACGACGAACCTCCATCCGCACGCTCGCATAGAACTTGAGCGCCCGACCACCAGGAGTCGTCTCCGGATTCCCATACAGAACCCCGATCTTCTCCCTGATCTGATTGATGAAGATCGCCGTCGTCCGCGACTTGTTCAACACCCCCGTGAGCTTACGCAGCGCCTGACTCATCAACCGCGCCTGCAAACCCACGTGAGCATCCCCCATCTCACCCTCGATCTCGGCCCGCGGCACCAACGCCGCCACACTATCGATCACCACCACATCAACAGCACCCGAGCGCACCAACAACTCGGTGATCTCCAACGCCTGCTCCCCCGTATCAGGCTGAGACACCAGCAACTCATCCGTATTCACACCCAACGCCCGCGCATAAGACGGATCCAAAGCATGCTCCGCATCAACGAACGCCGCCACCCCACCAGCAGCCTGCGCCTCCGCCACCACATGCAAAGACAGAGTCGTCTTACCACCCGACTCAGGCCCATAGATCTCGATGATCCGACCCCGCGGCACACCCCCGACACCGAGAGCCAAGTCCACCCCCAGGCTCCCGGTCGAAATCACCCCCAGGTCCAGATTCACACCCTCACTACCCAACCGCATGATCGCGCCCTTACCGAACTGACGCTCGAT
This is a stretch of genomic DNA from Trueperaceae bacterium. It encodes these proteins:
- the recA gene encoding recombinase RecA; protein product: IERQFGKGAIMRLGSEGVNLDLGVISTGSLGVDLALGVGGVPRGRIIEIYGPESGGKTTLSLHVVAEAQAAGGVAAFVDAEHALDPSYARALGVNTDELLVSQPDTGEQALEITELLVRSGAVDVVVIDSVAALVPRAEIEGEMGDAHVGLQARLMSQALRKLTGVLNKSRTTAIFINQIREKIGVLYGNPETTPGGRALKFYASVRMEVRRKGDVKVGAEKVGNRTRVKVTKNKVAPPFREAEVEIMFGRGIDKLGDLINIATDLDVVQKSGSWYSYGEERLGQGKEKAAEALTERPELIPEIRQKVIEAIGGGKKSSGKGVDDEVIFEEA